Proteins from one Salvelinus namaycush isolate Seneca chromosome 34, SaNama_1.0, whole genome shotgun sequence genomic window:
- the LOC120028948 gene encoding signal recognition particle receptor subunit alpha-like: MLDFFTIFSKGGIVLWCFQGTGVTESFTGPVNALIRSVILQERSGNNSYTHDALSLKYKLDNEFELVFVVGFQKILTLTYVDKFIDDVQLHFRDRYKNVLEQKGALTLLNSHFAFEDDFKMLLREAEESSKARGPTSMRSFNASLKSQKTVKSMIETKGGDKGKEQGGKKNKNAKKEAPAAEPVKGEKAKAPTSAQKTVENGNQGLTKEEIIQKKREEFIRKRMGAPVEKPSKSPKPAKEKPKGKEKRVWTLGGSSTKELDYSQSNGNGAHAAGDHGLDAQADPGMQLSSMKGDLLAVDYESSEGDEEEEEEDAVERVVVADTSKKIPKKGAFGGMFGMLKGLVGSKSLSQEDMEPVLDKMRDHLIAKNVAAEIASQLCDSVAKKLEGKVMGTFTTVASTVKGALQDSLVQILQPKRRVDILRDVLEARSQRRPFVITFCGVNGVGKSTNLAKISFWLIENGFTVLIAACDTFRAGAVEQLRTHQRRLNSLHPPQDHGGRPIVQLYEKGYGKDAAGIAMEAIAYARNQAFDVVLVDTAGRMQDNTPLMTALAKLIAVNMPDLVLFVGEALVGNEAVDQLVKFNQALADHSMSDKPRLIDGIVLTKFDTIDDKVGAAISMTYITGQPIVFVGTGQTYNDLRSLNARAVVGALMKA, encoded by the exons ATGCTGGATTTCTTCACCATCTTTAGTAAGGGGGGCATAGTGTTGTGGTGTTTTCAGGGAACCGGTGTTACAGAATCCTTCACCGGGCCTGTCAACGCGCTGATCCGCTCCGTGATCCTTCAG GAGCGCAGTGGCAACAATTCCTATACTCATGATGCCTTGAGTCTTAAGTACAAACTCGATAATGAGTTTGAGCTGGTTTTTGTG GTGGGTTTTCAAAAGATCCTGACGCTGACGTATGTTGACAAGTTCATAGATGACGTACAGCTCCACTTCAGGGATCGCTATAAGAATGTGCTGGAGCAAAAGGGGGCCCTTACGTTGTTGAACAGCCATTTTGCGTTTGAGGATGACTTCAAAATGCTTCTTCG TGAGGCGGAGGAGAGCAGCAAAGCTCGAGGTCCCACCTCCATGAGAAGCTTCAATGCTTCCCTGAAATCCCAGAAAACTGTGAAGTCCATGATCGAGACAAAGGGAGGGGATAAGGGCAAGGAACAGGGTGGCAAGAAGAATAAGAATGCCAAAAAAGAGG CTCCTGCTGCTGAGCCTGTGAAAGGGGAAAAAGCTAAGGCTCCGACCAGTGCCCAGAAGACAGTAGAGAACGGTAACCAAGGCTTGACCAAGGAGGAGATCAttcagaagaagagagaggagtttATCCGCAAGCGCATGGGGGCACCTGTGGAGAAGCCCAG TAAGTCCCCCAAGCCTGCAAAGGAGAAACCCAAGGGGAAAGAGAAGCGGGTGTGGACCTTGGGTGGCAGCAGCACCAAGGAACTGGACTACAGCCAGAGCAATGGAAATGGAGCCCATGCTGCTGGGGACCATGGCTTGGACGCTCAAGCTGACCCG GGGATGCAGCTGAGCTCGATGAAGGGTGACTTGCTCGCCGTGGATTACGAGTCCAGCgagggagatgaggaagaggaggaggaagatgcgGTGGAGAGGGTGGTAGTTGCTGACACTAGCAAGAAAAT CCCCAAAAAGGGTGCTTTTGGCGGGATGTTTGGGATGCTCAAGGGCCTGGTGGGTTCTAAGAGTCTGAGCCAGGAGGACATGGAGCCAGTTCTGGACAAGATGAGGGACCACCTCATCG ctAAGAATGTAGCAGCCGAAATTGCCTCCCAACTCTGTGACTCTGTAGCCAAGAAACTGGAGGGCAAAGTCATGGGCACCTTCACCA CTGTGGCCTCAACTGTAAAGGGGGCCCTGCAGGACTCCCTGGTCCAGATCCTGCAGCCCAAGCGGCGTGTGGACATCCTGAGAGACGTCCTGGAGGCTCGTAGCCAGCGCAGGCCCTTTGTCATCACCTTCTGTGGGGTCAACGGGGTCGGAAAGTCCACCAACCTGGCCAAG ATCTCCTTCTGGCTAATCGAGAACGGTTTCACCGTGCTGATAGCAGCCTGTGACACGTTCCGTGCGGGGGCCGTGGAGCAGCTGCGTACCCACCAGCGCCGCCTTAACTCCCTGCACCCCCCTCAGGACCACGGGGGACGGCCAATAGTGCAGCTTTATGAGAAGGGCTACGGGAAGGACGCCGCTGGCATCGCCATGGAGGCTATCGCCTATG CCCGTAACCAGGCCTTCGATGTGGTGCTGGTGGACACTGCAGGGCGGATGCAGGACAACACCCCCCTGATGACGGCTCTGGCCAAGCTGATAGCTGTCAACATGCCTGACCTGGTGCTGTTCGTGGGGGAAGCTCTAGTGGGCAACGAGGCTGTGGACCAGCTG GTGAAATTTAACCAGGCGCTGGCTGATCACTCCATGTCTGATAAGCCTCGTCTCATCGACGGGATCGTTCTCACCAAGTTTGACACCATTGATGACAAG GTTGGCGCTGCCATCTCAATGACCTACATCACAGGCCAGCCCATTGTGTTTGTGGGCACAGGGCAGACCTACAATGACCTGCGGAGCCTCAACGCCCGTGCTGTTGTGGGCGCCCTCATGAAGGCCTGA